DNA sequence from the Gemmatimonadales bacterium genome:
CGCTGAACGACGACGCGAACGACCAGAAGGCCGCGATGCTCGCGGCCGGCGGCCGATACGTGATCATCGCCGTATGTGACGAAGACTGCTCCGACATCGACCTGCGCCTCTTCGCCCCTGACGGCACGAAGATCATCGAGGACATCGAAACCGACGACTACCCCACGCTCCAGTTCACCGCGCCACTCACCGGTACGTACGGGCTTTCGGTCGAGATGGCCACCTGCCGCCAGAACCCATGCTACTGGGGCCTGCAGGTGTACGCCGCGTCGGGCGGCAAGTAAGCCGCAAGCTAGAACAGATTCCGCTGCAGGACCGGCGTGAAGCTCCGCCGGTGGTGCGGCGTCACGCCGGCGCGCTCGATCGCTTCGCGGTGCGCCGGCGTTCCGTATCCGCTGTTGTGGTCCCAGCCGTAGTCCGGATACCGAACCGCCAGGAGCCGCATCAGCCGGTCGCGCACCGTCTTCGCCACGATGCTGGCGCAGGCGATGGAGAAGCTCTTCGCGTCGCCGTCCACGATCGCCTCGTGAGCCAGCTCCAGTTCCGGGACCGGAAGCCCGTCCACCAGCACCGTGTCCGCGCGGCAGGGGAGCCGCGCCAGCGCGCGCCGCATCGCCAGCGCCGTGGCGCGGCGGATATTCAGCCGGTCGATCTCGCGCGTGCTGGCCGCGCCCACCGCATAG
Encoded proteins:
- a CDS encoding ribonuclease HII — protein: MLGLEVEREYFARGSRHVAGVDEVGRGPWAGPVIAAAVVVGPESPQLEGVNDSKQLTSRRREQLAAAIVSTLSYAVGAASTREIDRLNIRRATALAMRRALARLPCRADTVLVDGLPVPELELAHEAIVDGDAKSFSIACASIVAKTVRDRLMRLLAVRYPDYGWDHNSGYGTPAHREAIERAGVTPHHRRSFTPVLQRNLF